A portion of the Halodesulfovibrio aestuarii DSM 17919 = ATCC 29578 genome contains these proteins:
- a CDS encoding cryptochrome/photolyase family protein: protein MREAAVIFPHQLFLNHPAVTQNRPVFLLEEQLMFGDYRWQKNFHRQKLMLHRASLKAYEHHLQQAGHTTTYIPHSPSPDMHNLFVALADANITRIYIAAPSDYLLEKRLTRGCSANNITLTIEPTPAFFLQKKEAEELLGDKPRQSSFYTAQRKALQVLLKENGKPEGGKWSMDAQNRYAYDGVVPVPPPPPDVTSEFAMEAQAHVAATYAEAFGADAPLLYPHTHEQAQQWLHDFIKHKLPHFGIYQDAILHDYDFLFHSLISPALNIGLLSPQQVLNAVLDKWKEGDIPLNSIEGFVRQIIGWREFMHATYCKLGVQQRNANFFKHTRPIPQSFYTGTTGIVPVDTVINRVLKHGYCHHIERLMILGNFMLLCEFDPTQVHLWFLELFIDAYDWVMVPNVYGMSQYADGGLITTKPYISSSNYVRKMSDFPQGDWCTIWDGLYWRFIYTHYELFENNNRTRPMIWGLQRMEEATLQKHLSVAETYLASLPPATDGSR, encoded by the coding sequence ATGCGAGAAGCAGCAGTTATCTTTCCCCACCAGCTTTTTTTGAACCATCCTGCAGTGACGCAGAACCGTCCTGTCTTTTTGCTGGAAGAACAACTTATGTTCGGCGACTACCGCTGGCAAAAGAACTTCCACAGACAAAAGCTGATGCTTCATCGAGCCAGCCTGAAAGCCTATGAACACCATCTGCAACAGGCAGGGCATACCACCACATATATCCCCCACTCTCCCTCACCGGATATGCACAACCTGTTTGTGGCACTGGCAGATGCAAACATTACCCGCATATACATAGCCGCCCCTTCCGACTACTTACTGGAAAAACGACTTACACGCGGATGCAGCGCAAACAACATTACGCTGACTATAGAACCTACCCCTGCATTCTTTCTGCAAAAGAAGGAAGCCGAAGAACTTTTGGGAGACAAGCCGCGTCAATCATCATTCTATACAGCCCAACGCAAGGCACTGCAGGTTCTCTTAAAAGAAAACGGCAAGCCCGAAGGCGGAAAGTGGTCAATGGATGCCCAGAACCGCTATGCGTATGACGGAGTTGTTCCTGTTCCTCCACCGCCGCCTGATGTGACGTCCGAGTTTGCCATGGAGGCACAGGCGCATGTTGCAGCTACCTACGCGGAGGCATTCGGAGCAGACGCGCCGCTGCTCTACCCCCATACACACGAACAGGCTCAGCAATGGCTTCATGATTTCATCAAGCACAAGCTGCCCCATTTCGGCATCTATCAGGATGCCATACTGCACGACTACGACTTTCTCTTCCACTCCCTGATCTCTCCAGCACTGAACATAGGACTGCTCAGTCCGCAACAGGTACTCAACGCTGTACTGGACAAATGGAAAGAGGGAGATATTCCCCTGAATTCTATAGAAGGATTTGTGAGGCAGATCATCGGCTGGCGGGAATTTATGCACGCCACCTACTGCAAACTGGGGGTACAACAGCGGAATGCAAATTTTTTCAAACACACACGCCCCATCCCGCAATCATTCTACACAGGAACCACAGGCATCGTCCCGGTAGATACCGTCATCAACAGAGTGTTGAAACACGGGTATTGCCATCATATTGAACGGCTTATGATTCTGGGAAATTTCATGCTGCTCTGCGAATTCGACCCCACGCAGGTGCACTTATGGTTTCTGGAGCTGTTTATAGACGCCTACGACTGGGTGATGGTTCCCAATGTATACGGCATGAGCCAGTATGCAGACGGAGGACTCATAACGACCAAACCCTATATAAGCAGCAGCAATTACGTGCGCAAAATGAGCGATTTTCCTCAAGGGGACTGGTGTACCATATGGGACGGACTGTACTGGCGGTTTATTTATACGCACTATGAGCTGTTTGAAAACAACAATCGCACACGCCCTATGATCTGGGGATTGCAACGCATGGAAGAAGCGACGCTGCAAAAGCACCTTTCCGTGGCTGAAACCTATCTCGCCTCGCTACCGCCCGCTACTGACGGTTCGCGATAA